One region of Bacteroidota bacterium genomic DNA includes:
- a CDS encoding aspartyl protease family protein, translating into MKFVILALFIALSPLCFSQTNLFLVTIENDIPKIEKETIAKDETKVYICGGDSGILTLVFPSGNGLSGDFVKLADKKILVVRNVNDELVFSLKKEDGTLKQLINAPVSGLNKLDYRINIVSDKLKKAFMISAYDTVTEDNNSPVLNMFGDKITPQENEFIITTEIKETTSGYLEDGITKIEFTGNYFLTEIKIGDKICNFVVDLAATNSLITMKNLPEGIKTEDLVAKQYSVEGVESIDAPSAGFGGNISNLKTCTLPEIELGTVSFKQSLFYVIDTLFKIKGKKIDGIIGIDLLQKFEGLEFAIDSTKKVDLLLGKNYTKNTSGFISLPFTTANGHIFVKGKIGSSDINFILDTGSPFSFIQSSMAAKENLIGVQSISVRGADGNKISTMNAMVNNITLEGNVISDFETKIVDSPLFNSMGLKNSGGLLGNSFLKKYSKMCIDFKDKKLRLYR; encoded by the coding sequence ATGAAATTTGTCATACTGGCATTATTTATAGCTCTCTCCCCTCTTTGTTTTTCGCAAACAAATTTGTTCTTAGTTACAATTGAAAACGACATTCCCAAAATTGAAAAAGAAACCATTGCTAAGGATGAAACAAAAGTTTATATCTGCGGCGGAGACTCAGGTATTCTGACTTTAGTTTTCCCATCCGGTAACGGGCTTTCGGGTGACTTTGTAAAACTTGCCGATAAGAAAATTCTTGTTGTTAGAAATGTTAATGACGAGCTGGTATTCAGTCTGAAAAAAGAAGACGGTACTCTTAAACAGTTAATCAATGCTCCTGTAAGCGGTCTCAACAAACTTGATTACCGAATTAATATTGTATCAGATAAACTTAAAAAAGCATTTATGATTTCGGCTTACGATACAGTAACCGAAGATAATAATTCACCTGTATTGAATATGTTTGGAGATAAAATCACACCCCAAGAAAATGAGTTCATCATTACAACTGAAATAAAAGAAACAACAAGCGGATATTTAGAGGACGGTATAACCAAGATTGAGTTTACCGGAAATTACTTTCTAACAGAGATAAAGATTGGTGATAAAATTTGTAACTTTGTAGTAGACTTAGCAGCAACGAATTCGCTTATCACAATGAAGAATTTACCAGAAGGAATTAAGACTGAAGACCTTGTTGCAAAACAATATTCAGTGGAGGGAGTAGAATCAATCGATGCGCCTTCTGCAGGATTTGGTGGTAACATAAGTAATTTGAAAACTTGCACTCTGCCTGAAATTGAATTAGGGACAGTCTCATTTAAACAAAGTCTTTTTTATGTTATTGATACACTCTTCAAAATTAAGGGAAAGAAAATTGATGGTATCATAGGTATAGATTTGTTACAAAAATTTGAAGGGTTAGAGTTCGCAATAGATTCCACTAAGAAAGTTGATTTGCTCCTTGGCAAAAACTATACAAAAAATACTTCCGGCTTTATTAGTTTACCATTCACAACGGCAAACGGGCATATATTTGTCAAAGGTAAAATCGGAAGCAGCGATATTAATTTTATTTTGGATACAGGTTCGCCGTTCTCTTTTATTCAATCAAGTATGGCAGCTAAAGAAAATTTAATTGGAGTACAATCAATTAGTGTACGGGGAGCAGATGGAAATAAAATATCAACTATGAACGCAATGGTAAATAATATCACTTTGGAAGGAAATGTTATTTCAGATTTCGAAACAAAAATTGTAGACTCACCTTTGTTTAATAGTATGGGATTGAAAAATTCAGGCGGCTTACTGGGAAATTCGTTTTTAAAAAAATACAGTAAGATGTGTATAGACTTTAAGGATAAAAAACTGAGATTGTACAGATAA
- a CDS encoding DUF1801 domain-containing protein — MAKAEAKTKPTEVTLDKFFSSIEDETKRADCYTLAELMHKVTKEKPVMWGPAIVGYGSYHYKYDSGHEGDSCIIGFSPRKSSLTLYVGKDFDGFDELMSKLGKHKMSGGCLHIKKLADVDMKVLKDIITASYKSKLKNKSC, encoded by the coding sequence ATGGCAAAGGCAGAAGCAAAAACAAAACCGACAGAGGTAACTCTCGATAAATTCTTCAGCTCAATTGAAGATGAAACTAAACGCGCTGACTGTTACACTCTTGCCGAACTGATGCATAAAGTCACCAAAGAAAAACCTGTTATGTGGGGTCCGGCAATAGTCGGTTATGGAAGTTATCATTACAAATATGATAGCGGTCACGAAGGCGATTCATGTATTATCGGTTTCTCTCCCCGAAAATCTTCTCTTACTCTTTATGTCGGAAAAGATTTTGACGGTTTTGATGAGCTCATGTCAAAACTCGGCAAACATAAAATGAGCGGCGGCTGTCTTCACATCAAAAAGCTTGCTGATGTAGATATGAAAGTTCTAAAGGACATCATAACTGCCAGCTATAAATCAAAGCTGAAGAACAAGAGCTGTTAA